The Toxoplasma gondii ME49 chromosome XII, whole genome shotgun sequence genome includes a region encoding these proteins:
- a CDS encoding Tubulin-tyrosine ligase family protein (encoded by transcript TGME49_278930): MHAIFLKGTTKATHLQRVSAGCFCCLRPPIRFRSAFHNTVYDALKNRGWKETDSDTEWDFFWCDKEWMSENFDKFRFQPHQRVNHFRNHYELTRKDLLIRNLRRHRRQLERDGKIKEAQSFNICPTTFLLPLEYSMLVEEFRKRPNTLWIMKPIGRSQGRGIFLFERLSQISEWKNDGKWKKSEPVNPRKDKVAEEPHHAEAYVCQRYIQDPLLIGGKKFDLRLYACVTSYSPLTVYLHRGGFARFSHTHFSMEVEHRGNLCMHLTNVAIQRFSENYDEELGGKWSLRNVKQFLITKYGETRVNELMLQIQQLMLKPLIAVSKVMINDKHCFELYGYDIIIDAQLKPWLLEVNASPSLTASTPLDYSFKIGLLDDVLTIVDMEKFLAGDEQHIGGFVLLYKGGPVNEMPAECTTLSYLGTDISREVCLKYLGKKLAAAQRSATAAGRSK, from the exons ATGCACGCAATTTTTCTCAAAGGCACCACAAAGGCAACACACTTGCAGAGGGTATCTGCGGGATGCTTCTGTTGCCTCAGGCCCCCGATTCGCTTTAGATCGGCATTCCACAACACTGTCTACGACGCTTTGAAGAACAGGGGATGGAAAGAAACTGACAg CGACACAGAGTGGGACTTCTTCTGGTGTGACAAAGAATGGATGTCTGAGAACTTCGACAAATTTCGGTTCCAGCCTCATCAGCGGGTTAACCACTTCCGGAACCACTACGAG CTGACACGCAAAGATTTGCTCATCAGGAATCTGAGGCGCCACCGGCGGCAGCTAGAGCGCGATGGAAAGATCAAAGAAGCTCAAAG CTTCAACATATGCCCGACGACATTTTTGCTTCCACTG GAATACTCCATGCTCGTGGAGGAATTCCGCAAGAGGCCGAACACTCTGTGGATCATGAAACCCATTGGAAGGTCGCAGGGCAGGGGAATCTTCTTATTTGAGCGTCTCTCTCAAATCAG TGAATGGAAGAACGATGGCAAGTGGAAAAAATCTGAGCCAGTCAACccaagaaaagacaaggtTGCTGAAGAGCCTCACCATGCGGAGGCATACGTTTGCCAACGTTACATCCAGGATCCTCTTCTTATCGGCG GAAAGAAATTCGATCTCCGCCTCTACGCTTGCGTCACTTCCTATTCACCTCTA acagtTTACCTTCATCGAGGAGGTTTTGCCCGATTTTCGCATACGCACTTCAGCATGGAAGTTGAACACAGAGGCAACCTTT GCATGCATCTGACCAACGTGGCTATTCAGAGATTCTCTGAGAATTATGACGAAGAACTCGGGGGCAAATGGTCATTGCGGAACGTCAAACAGTTCCTCATCACGAA GtacggagagacacgagtCAATGAGCTGATGCTGCAAATTCAACAGCTGATGCTCAAGCCCCTGATTGCCGTGTCAAAG GTCATGATAAACGACAAACACTGCTTCGAGCTGTACGGTTACGATATCATTATTGATGCCCAGCTCAA GCCGTGGCTTCTTGAAGTAAACGCTTCGCCTTCACTCACGG CGAGTACTCCTCTCGACTACAGCTTCAAAATAGGGTTGCTAGATGATGTCCTGACGATAGTGGACATGGAAAAATT TCTAGCAGGTGACGAACAGCATATTGGAGGATTCGTCCTTCTATACAAAG GGGGTCCGGTCAACGAAATGCCTGCAGAGTGTACAACTCTGAGCTATCTAG GCACCGATATTTCGCGAGAAGTGTGCCTCAAGTACCTTGGAAAGAAGTTGGCTGCTGCACAACGGTCTGCAACTGCCGCTGGCAGATCTAAATGA
- a CDS encoding hypothetical protein (encoded by transcript TGME49_278920~Predicted trans-membrane domain (TMHMM2.0):185-203:217-240:260-283:302-325:336-359:385-403), translating to MDLLTSSLATPGASEQDCTDDGISKVCTVGTALDTSAQRLASPSPSPEPRSFHCSPDSSVPPSPLHGGASANAGSSDALPDFQEQKPLLPPPRRGLTDPTYGIICAPDSLRPRIPNSVAPLPARPADDPRAALLLQAGEEARKEAEEFLCHSGLPERDKEEAAIDRLLKGLREESQETNHAKIIEWFSLLFALAAAVATIVLGSVKLQLNDPYYRFLVAAVGGEALLAYALPAAIVLWNLYANDDEETNSLRAVSCDRRALFLMNACRILLGVFLLIVAAFGFHSHQQEEGGQVDLSTVKKTFVLVSVCQLGSAFVFAILAVYAWLAARLIANKAMQASAVTAFVEVIVSVVNGWAHFYDSMALAAVESSVGAANKRVKYMEYVDISAAGILFILAVVDFVGAPRSPKVPAR from the exons ATGGATTTGTTAACTTCGTCGCTCGCTACCCCCGGCGCTTCTGAGCAAGACTGCACAGACGATGGGATCTCGAAGGTATGTACAGTCGGAACGGCGCTGGACACGAGTGCTCAGCGACTGGCTTCTCCCAGTCCGTCCCCAGAGCCCAGATCTTTTCACTGCTCTCCCGACTCTTCCGttccgccttcgccgcttcATGGTGGCGCGTCTGCAAACGCAGGTTCCTCCGACGCTTTGCCGGATTTTCAGGAGCAAAAGCCGCTACTTCCGCCCCCACGCAGGGGACTGACAGATCCTACGTACGGCATTATTTGCGCACCAGACAGCCTGCGTCCACGGATCCCAAACAGCGTCGCGCCCCTCCCGGCGAGGCCTGCAGACGACCCACGGGCGGCGCTGCTCCTCCaggcaggcgaagaagcgcggaaAGAAGCCGAGGAGTTTCTGTGTCATAGTGGACTGCCGGAGcgcgacaaagaagaggcggcgaTCGATAGGCTGCTAAAGGGACTCCGCGAGGAGTCTCAGGAAACAAACCATGCAAAAATCATCGAGtggttctctctgctcttcgccCTCGCCGCCGCCGTCGCCACAATTGTCCTTGGAAGCGT AAAACTCCAGCTGAACGACCCCTACTACCGATTTCTCGTGGCTGCGGTAGGCGGAGAAGCCTTGCTCGCCTACGCTCTCCCGGCTGCAATCGTCCTATGGAATCTGTACGCGaatgacgacgaagagacaaacagtT TGAGGGCGGTCTCCTGCGATCGTCGTGCGCTTTTTCTGATGAATGCATGCCGCATTCTTCTGGGCGTTTTCCTTTTGATCGTTGCGGCCTTCGGCTTCCACTCGCAccagcaagaagaaggaggtcAAGTCGATTTGAGTACCGTCAAGAAGACCTTTGTGCTCGTTTCGGTCTGCCAGCTGGGCAGTGCCTTCGTGTTCGCCATTCTCGCTGTCTACGCGTGGCTAGCCGCTCGACTTATTGCTAACAAGGCGATGCA agcgagcGCAGTGACCGCTTTTGTTGAGGTGATTGTCAGCGTCGTCAACGGCTGGGCGCATTTTTACGACTCGATGGCGTTGGCTGCTGTTGAATCATCTGTGGGTGCTGCTAATAAG CGAGTGAAGTACATGGAGTACGTGGATATTTCTGCGGCAGGAATTCTCTTCATCCTTGCCGTTGTCGACTTCGTTGGCGCCCCAAGGTCTCCCAAAGTTCCAGCACGGTGA
- a CDS encoding O-acetylserine (thiol) lyase 2, putative (encoded by transcript TGME49_278910), which produces MTVFPLLPPKTGKMSLRSALPTFSFTPRVLLWQHRVFPRPSISQSSSRISAGLYGASCMPTGSVSLSTPVTVSSEMPRLQLQKNPFREVPQAGNELGFLSQPRSPLNGVAFEKVLALFAGTLESRIAPSRNPPFLVDKKTFTSTRKQSSEANQPGNQTAATRQPTGRSENRQENRMQENNLRSAEQSTISSPEPGNPNFSRGALAAGKRRRERTSALRVCENFLDAVGMTPLIYLRRASQETHCDIFAKCEFNNPGGSVKDRPAKYILEQAEKEGRLGGSQNWIVEGSAGNTAIGLALASKPRGYRVVCVIPDTQTQDKKDMLKVCGALVVEVPFHKVWHPDHFVAFSGRLASVMNACWGNQFDNLANQLSHYETTGPEIWDQMDGRIDGFVSAAGTGGTVSGVSRYLRSQHPEIQIALADIPGSALYRYFTEGVLRAEGASVVENIGQGRITGQLQDFRPDVAFEISDVESLTWTHSLLEDEGLAVGMSSGVNVAAAVRLAKRLGPGHRICTILCDSGTRYAKKQWNISFLREEGLPYPRLLADQKREMSAIMEAIHVAYAPQHVVERIEKEHENDISAPGSKL; this is translated from the exons atGACCGTTTTTCCACTGCTTCCACCCAAAACCGGAAAGATGTCGCTTCGGTCAGCCCTTCCCACGTTTTCATTTACCCCGAGGGTTCTCCTCTGGCAGCACCGTGTTTTTCCGCGACCTTCTATTTCCCAGTCCAGCTCACGGATTTCTGCTGGCCTCTATGGTGCATCTTGCATGCCAACCGGGTCCGTTTCACTCTCAACTCCTGTCACAGTCTCGAGCGAAATGCCGCGTTTGCAGCTCCAGAAGAATCCATTCCGAGAGGTTCCTCAAGCTGGGAATGAACTCGGGTTTTTATCACAACCGCGTTCTCCATTAAACGGTGTCGCCTTCGAGAAAGTTCTAGCACTGTTTGCAGGAACACTCGAATCAAGAATCGCCCCCAGTAGAAATCCCCCTTTCCTCGTGGACAAGAAAACGTTCACGTCAACGAGGAAACAGTCGTCTGAGGCAAATCAGCCAGGGAACCAGACCGCCGCAACTAGACAGCCTACCGGCAGAAGTGAAAACCGACAGGAAAATCGAATGCAAGAAAACAATTTGCGTTCCGCTGAGCAAAGCACAATTTCGTCGCCCGAGCCAGGAAATCCCAACTTCAGCCGTGGTGCCCTGGCGgccggaaagagaagaagagaaaggaccTCGGCCCTCCGAGTTTGCGAAAATTTCCTCGATGCCGTGGGCATGACGCCTCTGATCTATTTGAGACGTGCAAGTCAAGAGACGCATTGCGACATTTTCGCCAAATGTGAATTTAACAACCCAGGAGGCTCTGTCAAAGACAGGCCGGCCAAATACATCCTTGAACAGGCTGAGAAAGAAG GACGCCTGGGTGGATCACAAAACTGGATTGTCGAAGGCTCTGCAGGCAACACGGCGATCGGCCTCGCACTCGCCTCCAAGCCCCGAGGTTATCGCGTCGTCTGTGTCATTccagacacacagacgcaaGACAAAAAG GATATGCTCAAAGTGTGCGGCGCCTTGGTTGTGGAGGTTCCTTTCCATAAGGTTTGGCACCCTGACCACTTTGTCGCTTTTTCGGGACGGCTTGCTTCAGTCATGAATGCATGCTGGGGGAACCAGTTCGACAATCTG GCCAACCAGCTTTCCCACTACGAGACAACCGGCCCGGAAATCTG GGATCAGATGGACGGCCGCATCGACGGTTTTGTGTCTGCCGCGGGGACAGGCGGAACTGTGTCTGGGGTTTCTCGCTACCTCCGTTCTCAGCATCCTGAAATTCAGATCGCTCTTGCCGACATCCCCGGATCTGCCCTTTATCGCTATTTCACAGAGGGCGTGCTCCGAGCAGAAGGTGCCTCTGTGGTGGAAAATATCG GTCAGGGACGAATCACCGGTCAGCTCCAAGACTTTCGTCCGGATGTTGCATTCGAAATTTCCGATGTTGAATCGCTGACTTGGACACACTCTCTCCTTGAGGAT GAGGGCCTAGCTGTCGGCATGAGTAGCGGAGTAAATGTGGCAGCCGCAGTTCGACTCGCTAAGCGCCTGGGCCCCGGGCACCGCATCTGCACAATTTTGTGCGACTCTG GTACGCGATATGCAAAGAAGCAGTGGAACATTTCTTTCttgagagaggaaggactgCCTTATCCTCGTCTGCTCGCGGATCAG aaacgcgagatGAGTGCCATCATGGAGGCGATACATGTGGCATATGCGCCTCAGCACGTTGTGGAAAGAATCGAGAAAGAACACGAAAACGACATCTCCGCTCCTGGAAGCAAGCTGTAA
- a CDS encoding protein kinase, putative (encoded by transcript TGME49_278900) yields the protein MKRMRSEEAREDTETRSAGCESREERREDSKEGEMVKSLALSDPLGATPLPRLLENAVLLYQGAEARLFLVALSPTRLAVLKQRLQKTHIHPSLDFKLHIHRLQQEVRAMARCRKAGVDTPQIFWVRLPKVLQSPSALRTPKEDSESASNILANISSSLSSPSSPSSPASTSSPASALSSGSSEARGGGSRRLEEGLILMEWIEGVPVKAVLGQLEDPARKKLPGARASDGDASGRKSSGEKAEKNAEVASAEPRGGRASGRESHSRDGPEQRTDASTEKSRNKRRSASKEKSKRANSNSTEKQNVEETGEDRGLSGDDLSDEELREAPAENRAACGVFEGQAIEHLGAAVGRAIAKMHDANLVHGDLTTSNLLLRSDSSALSCAAWPPSPLCTFGVSASSTRGPPRSVVAAAAELNAPLAAAVARAAAQARAQTTAGGRTAPARELEISLRRHVGHALKEAASHEAHALIEKVKAREEARNAAETEGASEGGREQMEDEPEGKREGETRDATDTEEPLNLPPICIIDFGLAATSSLPEDKAVDLYVLERAVESTHFSISSPFLSGLLASYERHAQGAAQTLARLAAVRLRGRKRLMIG from the exons ATGAAGAGAATGCGGAGTGAGGAAGCTCGAGAAGACACGGAGACTCGCTCCGCCGGCTGCGagtcgcgagaagagagaagagaagacagcaaagAAGGGGAAATGGTGAAGAGCCTCGCCCTCTCAGACCCCCTCGGCGCGACGCCTCTGCCGCGACTCCTGGAAAATGCGGTTTTGCTTTACCAGGGTGCCGAAGCT AGACTGTTTCTCGTCGCGCTTTCTCCGACGCGCCTGGCGGTGTTGAAGCAACgtctgcagaaaacgcatATCCACCCGAGCCTGGATTTCAAGCTGCACATACATCGCCTGCAACAGGAAGTTCGCGCGATGGCGCGCTGCCGCAAGGCCGGTGTGGATACACCCCAGATTTTCTGGGTCCGGCTCCCCAAAGTGCTCCAGTCTCCCTCTGCACTCAGAACGCCGAAAGAAGACTCCGAGTCTGCTTCAAACATCCTCGCGaacatctcttcttctctgtcttctccgtcttctccgtcttcgcctgcttctacgtcttcgcctgcttctgcttTAAGTTCTGGGAGTTCTgaagcgcgaggaggcggGAGCCGACGCCTGGAGGAGGGACTGATTCTCATGGAGTGGATCGAAGGAGTGCCTGTGAAGGCCGTGTTGGGTCAGTTGGAAGATCCTGCGAGGAAGAAGTTGCCGGGAGCGCGCGcgagcgacggcgacgcCTCAGGCCGGAAGAGTTCGGGGGAAAAggctgaaaaaaacgcagaggtTGCGAGCGCAGAGCCTCGTGGTGGAAGGGCGTCTGGGCGCGAGTCTCACAGTCGCGATGGCCCCGAGCAACGGACTGACGCGTCAACGGAGAAGTCCAGAAACAAACGAAGGAGCGCCTCGAAAGAAAAGTCGAAGCGTGCAAACAGTAActcgacggagaagcaaaacgtggaggagacaggtgaaGACAGAGGACTTTCTGGGGACGACCTTTCGGACGAGGAGCTTCGCGAGGCTCCAGCGGAAAACCGAGCCGCTTGTGGCGTCTTCGAGGGCCAGGCCATCGAAC ATCTTGGCGCGGCGGTCGGCAGAGCCATCGCGAAGATGCACGACGCCAACCTGGTCCACGGCGACCTGACGACGTCGAACCTTCTGCTGCGTTCTgattcttctgctctctcttgtgCGGCTTGGCCTCCCTCGCCGCTCTGCACTTTCGgggtctctgcctcgtccaCTCGGGGTCCTCCAAGGTCCGTCGTGGCCGCGGCTGCTGAGTTGAATGCGCCGCTGGCAGCCGCCGTCGCTCGAGCCGCGGCGCAGGCCCGCGCCCAAACGACCGCGGGCGGCCGCACCGCGCCGGCGCGGGAGTTGGAAATTTCTCTGCGGCGACACGTAGGGCACGCGCTGAAGGAGGCCGCGTCGCACGAGGCGCATGCTCTCATTGAAAAAGTgaaggcgcgagaagaagcgagaaacgctGCCGAGACAGAAGGTGCCTCCGAGGGGGGCCGGGAACAAATGGAGGACGAGccagaggggaagagagaaggagagacgcgagacgcgACGGATACAGAAGAACCTCTAAATCTGCCCCCCATCTGTATCATTGATTTCGGACTCGCTGCGACTTCAAGCCTGCCAGAG GACAAGGCAGTTGATCTGTACGTGTTGGAGCGGGCAGTGGAGAGCACACATTTCTCGAtttcatctccctttctgtcgGGGCTTCTTGCCAGCTACGAACGCCACGCTCAAGGCGCCGCCCAGACGCTGGCTCGACTGGCTGCCG tGCGGCTGCGGGGACGGAAGCGCCTGATGATCGGATGA